AACCAAACAGGATAATAACCGCAGAAAGGATCGTGATTGGTTTGAAGAGAGCATGGCAGAAGCCTTTTCTGAGGGCCGGAGAGTATTGCGAGAAGATGGCGTGGGTTCGGTGGTATTTGCTCACAAGACTACCGAGGGTTGGGAGGCATTGCTCTCGGGAATGATTCGCGGTGGTTGGACCATCACTGGATCGTGGCCAATTGCAACTGAAGCCTCAACACGCCTACGGGCTCGCGAATCTGCGGCACTCGCTACCAGTATTCATCTTATTTGTCGCCCACGCTTACAGGATGCGCCTACAGGAGATTGGGGAGACATTCTGAGCGAATTACCCCGGCGTGTCAGCAGTTGGATGAGTCGTCTTCAGGGTGAGGGGATTAGAGGTGCTGATCTCGTTTTTGCCTGTATTGGTCCGGCACTGGAAATCTTCAGTCGCTACCGAACTGTGGAAACAGCGGAGGGTCACGAAATCAAACTATCAGAGTATCTGGAGAAGGTCTGGGAAGTCGTTGGCCGCACGGCACTTGAACAGGTACTCCACACACCCACGGATGGTGGAGGCTTGACAGGCACTTTAGAAGAAGATGCCCGTCTGACTGCTTTGTTCCTTTGGACACTTCAGAGTACAGACCTACCCAAGAATACCTCAGACGAGAAAGAAGAGGACGAGCCTCACAAAGTGACAATAAAGGGTTTCACCCTCCCATTTGATGTAGTGCGCCGTTTCGCTCAGCCTATGGGAATTGATTTGAATGCATGGACAGGTAATATTATCACACTTGAGAAGGGAGTAGTGCGCCTGTTGCCGGTAATGGAGCGCAATAAAGATCTTTTTGGTAAAGATGGAATAGGTACGACCGCAGAATGGATTGAGAGTGATCCAAAAGGAAATGTCCAGAGATCGCTCTTCCCAGAGTTGGATGTTGAACTCTCCCTAGGGAAAAATCATCTTCGAAAAAGTATCACTGAAGAAGATATAGAATTTCAGTCAGGTAGTGCTACCGTTCTGGATCGGGTACACGCGGCTATGCTCCTACAGACTAGTGGACATGCCAATGCGTTACGAACCCTCATTGACTCTGAATTGAGTCGCGGCCCCGAGTTCTTGCATCTGGCCAACGCATTATCGGCCTTATATCCAAGAGGCAGCCAGGAAAAACGACTCATAGATGCCATGCTGTTGGCCGTACCACGGTAAAAGCCTATCAAAATGAAACAAGTTACCCTGGAAAATTACCGCTGCTTCCACAGAAAGCAGGTTGCTGATCTTGCACCGTTAACATTGCTTGTAGGTGATAACAGTACAGGAAAAACATCCTTCCTAGCCATGATTCGAGCATTGTGGGATTGCTTTTATGACTATTCTAACTCCGGTTTTCCAAACTTCAAGGAAGCACCGTTTGATTTAGGGAGTTTTGATGAGATCGCCCATCATCAAAGTGAGAGGAGTGGTCCAGCATCCACATTTGAGGCGGGATTTTGTATTGGTCAGAATGATATGGCCGAGTTTGTATTCGCAAAGTCTGGAACTATACCCATACCAGTGAGCGTGCGCCGGAGTGAAGAGGATGCTTGGGTACATATTTTCTATGATCATCAGGGAAATCACAGAGTCCACGTCGGCACTTGTCGAGGAACCTGGGAAATACCAATTAATGCAGATACCCAAGGTAGGCTTACATCGCTACTTTCTTCACGAAGACTGCTACCGCTGATAATTCCAGGTATAATTTACCGTGACCATATAGAACACCACGAAAACCTGATTCCTATTGATGGCTCTCCTCTCTTCTCCGAAAAGGATGCCCATTCAATTGCGGGAACTGAGTTCACGGTTTTAGATTTTTCTGGGGAACGACCGTTTTTAAGTGCACCGATTCGCTCTAGACCACGACGCACTTACGATCCGGCAACCTCAATACTGGATCCCGAAGGTGACTACGTTCCAATGCTCATGGCTAACTTAGCCATGGATCATAACCAAATGTGGAAAGAACTAAAACAAAAATTAGAAAAATTTGGCAGGTCCGCAGGGATATTTGATGAAATTCATGTGAAACAACTCGGAAGATCGGGCAGCGATCCTTTTCAGGTTCAGATCAGAAAGTTCGGCAAAAAACGAAAAGGCCCTAAGCAGAATTTGATTGATGTGGGATACGGGATCAGCCAAGTTTTGCCTATTTTGACTGAGCTTCTATTACCGGGGAATTCCAAAATGGCATTACTACAACAACCGGAGATACATCTTCACCCAAGTGCTCAAGCTGCTTTGGGCGGCCTTTTTTGTGAGGTTGCCAGCCAAGGAAGACAGTTGATTGTTGAGACTCACAGCCAGTTCATGATTGATCGGATTCGAATGGATGTACGGGATGGGAAAACGGATCTTAAACCTGAAAATGTCTCTATTCTATTCTTTGAGCGAACTGACACAAGCGTTCAGATTCACCCAATCCGAATTGATGAGTTAGGAAATGTTCTTGATACCCCAAACAGTTATGGTAGATTTTTCATGGAGGAAACTAGCAGATCTCTAGGCTTCTGATTCTTAATTGAATGTGTGCAATTCTGGATGCAAATGTTGTCCACGAAGTCTTTAAAGTTGATGGTCACGACGCAGGGAAGCAATTTCTCGAATGGATCAACACGGGAAGAGGGCATTTAGTGATTGGGGGCAAGCTAACTGCTGAACTCTCCAAGGCTTCAGAAAGCTTCAGGCAATGGGCAAAAATCGCTCGTATCCAAGGAAAAATGACTATTGTTCACGATGGTGAAGTTGACCAAACGGAAAAAGACCTCACAGATGCTGGAAATTGCATCTCCGATGATACTCACATCATCGCTCTTGCTCAAGTGAGTGGCGCACGTTTACTGTATTCCAATGACGAAGCACTGCATAAAGATTTTGGCAATAAGAAGTTGATAGATCACCCACGTGGGAAAATATATTCAACTATAAGAGGTAGAGATTTTTCAAAAACACACCGAGATTTGCTGGCAAATAGAAATCTTTGCGGAGCAAAATCATGAGAACACTTTTCATGGTAGATCTATTTGAGTCATTAACAATAGACACTTAATCAGATTTAATGGCATTAACCCCTTGGTATAGAAATGTAACCCTTCGTAAAGAAGTACGCGAAGGGCGCTCATTCAGACCGGATGAGTTCGCCATTGCCCTTGAGCAGGTGGTTGCTGGCACTGCCCCCAAAGATTACTGCGACCCTGTTCAGTTTTTCTCAAGAACCTGTTTTACGGCTGCGTTGAAAAAGCACGCAGGTATGGTGCTTCGACGCCTCTCTGGTAAAACCGAAAATACATCCCCGGTTCTTACCCTTATCACCCAATTCGGTGGAGGCAAGACACACACACTCACATCACTTTACCACCTTGCAAAAGTTGGTGCAGATGCATCTATCCTGCCTGGAGTACCTGAACTACTCAAGGATGCTAGTATTACAAAACCTATTTCCGCACGAGTTGGGGTGTTTGTGGGTAACGCGTGGGATCCAGTGGAAGGCCGGGAGACCCCTTGGATTGATCTGGCATGTCAACTTGCAGGTGACCAGGGTGTAGCTGCACTTGGGGCGGCAGCCCGTGAAACCCCACCGGGGACGGAGGCACTTTCGAACGTGTTTGCCGCCGCAGACGCGCCAGTTCTGTTGCTGTTTGACGAGGTCCTTAACTTCGTGAACCGTCACCGCAATATGGCTGAGCGTTTTCATGCCTTCATCCAGAATCTGTCGGTTGCTGTTACCGGAACCACACATGCGGTCGCAGTCATCAGTCTGCCGCGCAGCCAGGTTGAAATGACGGATTGGGATCAACAGTGGCAGAATAAGATCACTAAAGTCGTCCGACGCGTCGCTCAAGATCTGATCGCAAATGACGAATCCGAAATTAGTGATGTCATCTGTCGACGACTGTTCGAAGATCGGGGAAATGAACGAACCCGAAAGAAAGTGGCCAAGGCCTATGCAGACTGGTGTTTTGAACGCACTGCGCGTCTGCCCCAGGAATGGCTGTCGGTTGATTCTGCGGTGACGGAGGCAAAGGCAAAAACATTTCTCAGAAACCGTTTTGAGGCATGCTACCCATTCCATCCGTCAACTCTTTCGGTATTTCAACGAAAATGGCGTGCACTGTCGCAGTTTCAGCAGACCAGAGGTGCCCTCGCTATGCTTGCGCAGTGGATCTCAGGGGCATCCAGAGAACAGTTCAGGAAAGCGAGGACAGAGCCCCTAATCACGCTCGGCTCAGCACCGTTAGATATTCCAGAATTTCGTGCTGTTGTGCTGGGACAGTTGGGAGAGAATCGGCTTGATACGGCCATTGAAGCAGATCTTGCTGGAGACATGGCGCACGCTCGCGCCCTTGATGCGGATGTACCAAACGAACTACGTGATATTCATCGGCGTGTAGGTACAGCCATTTTATTTGAGTCTTCGGGCGGACAGGTAGATAAGGTCGCCCATTTGCCTGAACTACGTTTTGCTTTGGGTGAACCAGCCATTGATACAACGGCTATTGATAATGCCGCGGCAGCCTTGGACGCAAGAGGATTCTTTATTCGGAAGGTTGGCACTGACGGATTTCGTATTCACCACCAAGCCACCCTAAAGAAGGTCGTGAGTGATCGCCGTGCATCGCTGGATGAAGAAACAGAGATCAAGCCCGCCATTCGAAAACTAGTTGAGGGCGAGTTCCGCCGTGGTTCTACTCTTCCCCTTGCGGTCTTCCCAGAAGATAGCGCTACAGTTCAGGACACGTCGCGTCTAGTACTGGTTATTCTTGGTCCAGAAATCGAATGGATTGGTGATGGACAGGGAACTGAGCGAATTCGCCAATGGACAAAACTACGCGGTCAGTCACCACGGCTTTACCCGAGTTCATTGGTCTGGTGTGCTAAATCAACAAGACGCAAACTTCGCGAAAAAGTTGAATTTTGGCTTGCATGGAAGAGGGT
The genomic region above belongs to Rhodothermaceae bacterium and contains:
- a CDS encoding ATP-binding protein — its product is MALTPWYRNVTLRKEVREGRSFRPDEFAIALEQVVAGTAPKDYCDPVQFFSRTCFTAALKKHAGMVLRRLSGKTENTSPVLTLITQFGGGKTHTLTSLYHLAKVGADASILPGVPELLKDASITKPISARVGVFVGNAWDPVEGRETPWIDLACQLAGDQGVAALGAAARETPPGTEALSNVFAAADAPVLLLFDEVLNFVNRHRNMAERFHAFIQNLSVAVTGTTHAVAVISLPRSQVEMTDWDQQWQNKITKVVRRVAQDLIANDESEISDVICRRLFEDRGNERTRKKVAKAYADWCFERTARLPQEWLSVDSAVTEAKAKTFLRNRFEACYPFHPSTLSVFQRKWRALSQFQQTRGALAMLAQWISGASREQFRKARTEPLITLGSAPLDIPEFRAVVLGQLGENRLDTAIEADLAGDMAHARALDADVPNELRDIHRRVGTAILFESSGGQVDKVAHLPELRFALGEPAIDTTAIDNAAAALDARGFFIRKVGTDGFRIHHQATLKKVVSDRRASLDEETEIKPAIRKLVEGEFRRGSTLPLAVFPEDSATVQDTSRLVLVILGPEIEWIGDGQGTERIRQWTKLRGQSPRLYPSSLVWCAKSTRRKLREKVEFWLAWKRVVLEIDQGILGSEFDKADRANANAMVKEAEDAAKDEVWASYRFILLADSHESSGLKTIDLGAGHSTSNETLCGRIVNAMKSEALLNESVGASYIDRHWPRAFIDTGAWPLRGLRQSFLDGSLTRLIDPETILRRQIVRFVSEGEFGFASADQADGSYRRVWYKEALSQEEITFESGVFLLRKSRAETLKTKPKDPLPPEPDPSTEPGPAIEPDPGPELPKGQSTTAFQLVGTVPPEVWNRLGTKIIPKLRELDGLNLGIELSGNVGPDQVQRLERSLQHILN
- a CDS encoding PIN domain-containing protein, which codes for MCAILDANVVHEVFKVDGHDAGKQFLEWINTGRGHLVIGGKLTAELSKASESFRQWAKIARIQGKMTIVHDGEVDQTEKDLTDAGNCISDDTHIIALAQVSGARLLYSNDEALHKDFGNKKLIDHPRGKIYSTIRGRDFSKTHRDLLANRNLCGAKS
- a CDS encoding AAA family ATPase, producing the protein MKQVTLENYRCFHRKQVADLAPLTLLVGDNSTGKTSFLAMIRALWDCFYDYSNSGFPNFKEAPFDLGSFDEIAHHQSERSGPASTFEAGFCIGQNDMAEFVFAKSGTIPIPVSVRRSEEDAWVHIFYDHQGNHRVHVGTCRGTWEIPINADTQGRLTSLLSSRRLLPLIIPGIIYRDHIEHHENLIPIDGSPLFSEKDAHSIAGTEFTVLDFSGERPFLSAPIRSRPRRTYDPATSILDPEGDYVPMLMANLAMDHNQMWKELKQKLEKFGRSAGIFDEIHVKQLGRSGSDPFQVQIRKFGKKRKGPKQNLIDVGYGISQVLPILTELLLPGNSKMALLQQPEIHLHPSAQAALGGLFCEVASQGRQLIVETHSQFMIDRIRMDVRDGKTDLKPENVSILFFERTDTSVQIHPIRIDELGNVLDTPNSYGRFFMEETSRSLGF